Below is a window of Deltaproteobacteria bacterium DNA.
TACCGTAGAGTATCAAAAACGACTTAGTGAGCGGGTAAAAGAGCTTACGGGAGGGATGGTACTCGATGATCTGCGATTATGCCAGGAGGTAGCCATCATGGCTGAAAAAAGTGATATAACGGAGGAGATTGTCCGTTTTAAGAGCCATATACATCAGTTTGGGGATCTATTAAAGAGTATTGATGCCGCCGGAAGGAACATTGACTTCATAATTCAGGAGATGATCAGAGAGATTAATACAATAGGTTCCAAAAGCAGTGATGCGGATATATCCCGCAAGGTCATTGAGATCAAAAGTGAGCTTGCCAGAATAAGAGAACAGGTACAGAACATTGAATAAAAGCGATTTCAAGGATTCGGACGGATTGTACATTGTTGTTTCTGCACCTTCAGGTACCGGTAAGACTTCTATTTTGCGAGAGGTCTTAAAAATGTGCCCGAATATGCTTTTTTCCGTTTCCTATACTACCAGGCTTCCCCGTCCCGGAGAGGAGGACGGAAAGGATTATTATTTTATTTCCGATGAGGCGTTTAGAGACCGAATAACTCAGGGAGAATTTGCTGAGTGGGAAGAATATTCCGGCAACCTTTACGGGACATCGGCGAAAACAATGAAGGCGTTTTTAGAGAAGGGCCTTGATCTTATCCTGGATGTTGAGACGCGAGGTGCAAAGGCATTAAAAAACAAATACTCGGGCGGAGTATTTGTTTTTATCCTGCCCCCATCGATAGGGGAGTTAAAAAAAAGGTTGAACAAAAGAGGGTTTGAAAGCGAACAAATGATGAATAAACGCACGGATAAGGCTTTAGATGAAATAAAGGAAAGTATATGGTATGATTATGTGATTTTTAATGATCGAATAGAGACTGCCATTGATACTCTAAGGGCAATATATGTGGCAGAAAAAAGTAGAAGGGAAAGATCAGCAAATAAAATAAAGTGTTTTCTTGTATGAGGAGGTTATTGAATATATGGCAAGGATTACTGTTGAAGATTCATTGAAGGCGGCTAAAAACAGATTTGCTCTGGTTGTGCTGACGGCAAGAAGGACAAGACAATTATTGAAGGGTGTGAAACCTCTGACGGATACTAAAAATAACAGGGAAATCGTATCAGCCCTCAGAGAAATAGCCGCCGGAAAAGTGACGTATGTCAATCCTGAATATTTACAGGGCATCAAAATTGATTATAAACCCATCTTGGATGATACTGAATTTATTGATGATGATGAAGAGTACCTTGAATAGAAATCCACGGGAGATGCTTATTTTTGCCCTTGACGTTGGGGAAGGGATAGAAGAAGCAACTTCGTGGGTCGAACGCCTCAGGGATCATGTAGGAATATTTAAGGTAGGCAAGGAATCCTTTACCCGACATGGTCCCCGTATCCTAGAAATGATACGGGATAGAGGCAAGAAAGTCTTTCTTGATCTGAAGTTTCATGACATTCCGAATACAGTCGCTGGAGCCGCTGTCGGGGCTGTAGAGCACGGGGTTTACATGTTTAACGTTCATGCCCTCGGCGGGAGAGAGATGATGGAGGGAACCGTTGCCGCTGTCAATCGGGTAGTGCAAGAAAGCGGCTTGTCCATGCCCATAATCCTTGCTGTAACCGTATTAACGAGTTTGAACGACGGGGATCTCAAGCAGATGGGATTTAACTGCTCAGCGGGTGAACTTACATTCCATCTTGCAAAAATTGCACAGGAGTCCGGCGTTTCCGGTGTAGTAGCATCGGCCCGTGATATTGATACTATTCGGAGTACCTGTGGACGTGATTTTATCATTGTAACACCTGGTATGAGAGAGGCGACAGCGGCGGATGATGATCAGAAAAGGACATCTACAGTCAAAAATGCCATAATGCGGGGCGCTGATTACATTGTTGTCGGCAGACCCATCAGGAACGCCGCGGATCCGGTTCATAAGGTCGAAGAGATTGTAAACGAGATCACCGAAGGTCTTGCAATGCGAGAAAAAGTAGTATAATATCATAGCGCTTTTAATCAAAAAGCTCATTGTCATATTCAGGGTTCCTTAAAACGGAGATTAATGGAGCGAGAGTGTGCAGCTAATCTTTGGTATTAATCCCCTGCTGGAGGCTCTCAAGAGTCAGAATGGGAGGATTAAGAAAATCGTTATTGCCCAAGGAAGGGGAGGAGAGGCTGTTCAGAAAATTCTGAATCTCGCGACACTGAGGGGGATTCCTATAGAGTTCAGAGAAAGGGGCTATTTAGACAGACAGGCGCCTCAGAAAGTTCATCAGGGTGTTTTTGGTCTTTGTGAAACCTTTGATTATTCCAGCGTGGATGACATTATTGCAAATCGCCGTGACGATTTTAAAAAAAATTTGATCCTCATTCTCGATAGTATTACCGATCCTCAAAACCTGGGCTCCCTGATAAGGACAGCTCATTGTTGCGGGGCTAATGGAGTTATTATACCTGAGAATCGTTCGGCATCTGTAACAGCATCTGTGATGAAAGCATCCGCAGGGGCTGCCCACCATATACCCGTTGCTGTGGTGGTAAACTTGTCTAATACTCTTCTCTATTTGAAAGAAAAAGGGTTCTGGATATACGGTACGGATCCTGTATCAGGTAAATACGTTAGTACCCTTGATTATGAGGGTCATATCGGCCTTGTGATGGGGAGCGAGGGAAAGGGTATGAGGCCACTCATCAAAAAAAAATGTGATTTTCTTCTTTCGATTCCCATAATGGGCAAAATAGACTCACTAAATGTTTCGGTAGCGGCGGGAATTATCCTTTATGAGATATTGAGAGCGTGGGGAAAAGTTTAAGGGTTTGAAGGAGGAATGGATGTTATGGCGGTGTTCATATGGGAAGCAGCGACAAAAAGGGGTGAGGTAAAAAAAGGAGAGATGGATGCTGCTGATGAGTCTGTAGTCAGGGGATTTCTTCGTCGGCAGGGTTTCAAATCGATCACCGTAAAGAAAAAGCCAAAGGATATTAAGGAATATCTGCCCTTTCTCAAACAGAGGGTTAAGCAGAAGGACGTTGTTGTCTTTGCTCGAATATTTTCCACCATGATCAATGCAGGTCTTCCCCTTATCCAGTGTCTCGATTTATTGGCCCAACAGGAGCAGAACAAGACCTTTGCTAACATCATAACATCAGTAAAGGAAGATATTGAAGGTGGCTCGACCTTGCACGATGCCTTGAATAAGCACCCTGCGGTCTTTGATGAACTTTTTGTCAATCTTGTTGCTGCGGGGGAAAGTGGCGGTATTCTTGACGTTGTTCTCAATCGTCTTTCAAATTATATGGAAAAAGCTATGAAATTAAAGAGCAAGGTCAAGGGTGCGATGACCTACCCTGCCAGCGTACTCGTTATCTCCATAGCTGTCGTTGCACTTCTGTTGATGAAGGTTATTCCTGTTTTTAAGAAGATGTTTGAAGGCATGGGCGGTGAATTACCGGGTCCCACAC
It encodes the following:
- a CDS encoding DUF1732 domain-containing protein, which codes for TVEYQKRLSERVKELTGGMVLDDLRLCQEVAIMAEKSDITEEIVRFKSHIHQFGDLLKSIDAAGRNIDFIIQEMIREINTIGSKSSDADISRKVIEIKSELARIREQVQNIE
- the gmk gene encoding guanylate kinase, which codes for MYIVVSAPSGTGKTSILREVLKMCPNMLFSVSYTTRLPRPGEEDGKDYYFISDEAFRDRITQGEFAEWEEYSGNLYGTSAKTMKAFLEKGLDLILDVETRGAKALKNKYSGGVFVFILPPSIGELKKRLNKRGFESEQMMNKRTDKALDEIKESIWYDYVIFNDRIETAIDTLRAIYVAEKSRRERSANKIKCFLV
- the rpoZ gene encoding DNA-directed RNA polymerase subunit omega; the encoded protein is MARITVEDSLKAAKNRFALVVLTARRTRQLLKGVKPLTDTKNNREIVSALREIAAGKVTYVNPEYLQGIKIDYKPILDDTEFIDDDEEYLE
- the pyrF gene encoding orotidine-5'-phosphate decarboxylase, with translation MMKSTLNRNPREMLIFALDVGEGIEEATSWVERLRDHVGIFKVGKESFTRHGPRILEMIRDRGKKVFLDLKFHDIPNTVAGAAVGAVEHGVYMFNVHALGGREMMEGTVAAVNRVVQESGLSMPIILAVTVLTSLNDGDLKQMGFNCSAGELTFHLAKIAQESGVSGVVASARDIDTIRSTCGRDFIIVTPGMREATAADDDQKRTSTVKNAIMRGADYIVVGRPIRNAADPVHKVEEIVNEITEGLAMREKVV
- the rlmB gene encoding 23S rRNA (guanosine(2251)-2'-O)-methyltransferase RlmB; the protein is MQLIFGINPLLEALKSQNGRIKKIVIAQGRGGEAVQKILNLATLRGIPIEFRERGYLDRQAPQKVHQGVFGLCETFDYSSVDDIIANRRDDFKKNLILILDSITDPQNLGSLIRTAHCCGANGVIIPENRSASVTASVMKASAGAAHHIPVAVVVNLSNTLLYLKEKGFWIYGTDPVSGKYVSTLDYEGHIGLVMGSEGKGMRPLIKKKCDFLLSIPIMGKIDSLNVSVAAGIILYEILRAWGKV
- a CDS encoding type II secretion system F family protein gives rise to the protein MAVFIWEAATKRGEVKKGEMDAADESVVRGFLRRQGFKSITVKKKPKDIKEYLPFLKQRVKQKDVVVFARIFSTMINAGLPLIQCLDLLAQQEQNKTFANIITSVKEDIEGGSTLHDALNKHPAVFDELFVNLVAAGESGGILDVVLNRLSNYMEKAMKLKSKVKGAMTYPASVLVISIAVVALLLMKVIPVFKKMFEGMGGELPGPTQFLVNASEFMQSYFLIMLAGVALAIYAFRRFYLTEKGRFTVDALVLKSPVFGPLLKKVAVAKFTRTLSTMMGSGVPILEGLNIVSKTAGNVIVENAIMKTRQSISEGRTIAEPLAETKIFPSMVVQMIAVGEATGALDAMLEKIADFYDDEVDVAVEAMTALLEPFMMVFLGGVVGGMIIAMYLPIFKMASVVGG